Below is a window of Candidatus Paceibacterota bacterium DNA.
AGGTTGCGGACTTTGGTCGCATCCCAGACGAAGGGACGCTGAATTTCGGGAATGGCGATTTCACCCGACTTTACCCAGGTGAGAAGCGTTTCGATCGGATGGGGGGTGACGGAATAGCGCTGGGTGGCCATGCTCAGTGTCCTCCCGTCAGAACGTCTTCGAGAAGACCTTCTGTTTCTTCTTCAAGGGCACGGATGTCAGCTTCGATGTCGGCCAGTGGGCGCAACGGCTGCGGCTTGTAGAAATTCCGCGTGAACGAGATTTCATAACCAATGACTGTCTTGCCGTCTTCGATCCAAGCGTCGGACGCGTGGGGCAGCACCTCGCGGCCGATGAACGCCTCGATTCCGCCGTCCTCCAGAAACGGCACTTGCTCCGTATCGCGCAATTCGCTATCGGGCTCGTATTCGACAATGACGGCCTTGCCATTAATGACTTTCTGGTAGCGGCCATAGAGGGCCTCGTCGTCTTCGTGCGGGCCTTTGGCTTTGGTCACTTTCTTTATGACGGGTTCGGCGTCGGCATCCTTGATGCCGAGCGTGGCCATGATCAGCTTCTGCCGTTTCGCTGTCATGCGCACGCCATGGGCTTTAGCCAGTGTATCCAAGGTCTCGATGAACGCGTTGAAGTCCTGATGCGGGCCCGGTCCAATATCACCTGCAACCGCCTCGAGAAGTTCCATAAGCGGCTCTTCGCCTGCATCCTTACAGGCCAGAGCGAAGCGCTTGAGCGCGCGCTCAGACATCTCGACCTTCAGGCGAAGCGGTCGTTCGACCGTGACCTTCCAATACCCAAAAGCATCATTGGGAAAGACCTTCGACTGCTCGCTCTCTTCGCCATTAAGGAAGGCGCTGCAGATTTTCTCAATGTCGTCAGGCCCAAGCTCGCAGTTCTTCTTGCCCAGGTTCTTACGCAGCGGTTTGAACCACGAGGTGGCGTCCACCAGATGAACCTTGCCCTTGCGCTCCGGCGACTTGCGGTTGCTCAGCACCCAGATGTAGGTCGCAATGCCGGTGTTGTAGAAAATGTTCAGGGGCAGGGCGATGATGGCTTCAAGCCAGTCATTTTCAATCACCCAGCGCCGGACATTGCTTTCACCGGAGCCAGCATCGCCCGTGAACAAGGCCGAGCCGTTGTGAACCTCGGCAATGCGGCTGCCAACCTTGCTGTCCTTCTTCATCTTGTTCAGCATGTTGGCGAGGAAAACCATCTGACCATCGCTGGAGCGGGTGATCAGACTGTATTCAGGATCGCCGCCATGCTCGATGATAAAACGCGGGTCGGTGATATCCTTCTTGCCGCCCATCCGGTCGAGGTCGGACTTCCAGCTTTTTCCGTAGGGCGGGTTCGACAACATGAAGTCGAATTCGCGTGACGGAAAAGCATCGCCCGACAGCGTCGAGCCGTATTTCATATTCTCAGCTTCAGCACCTTCACCCTTAAGGATCAGGTCGGCCTTGCTGATGGCGAAGGTTTCAGGCTGCACCTCTTGTCCATAAAGATGGACCGACACTTCCTTGCCATGGTCGGTCGCCAGCTTGATGAGAGTATCTTCTGCCACGGTCAGCATGCCGCCAGTACCGCAGGCGCCATCGTACACGAGGTAGGTGCCTGACTGGATGTCATCGGCGATCGGTTTGAAGATGAGGAACGCCATTAGTTCCACGACATCGCGGGGGGTGAAGTGCTCTCCGGCTTCCTCATTGTTCTCTTCGTTGAAGCGGCGAATGAGTTCTTCGAAAATCGTTCCCATGGAGTGGTTGTCGAGACCGGGAAGGCGCTCGCTACCATCCTGGTGTAGCACCGGCTT
It encodes the following:
- a CDS encoding type I restriction-modification system subunit M, with protein sequence MSGLNISNFIWNIADDVLRDIYVRGKYRDVILPMTVIRRLDAVLEPTKDAVLAMKAQLDTAGVANQHAALCQASGEAFYNTSQFRLRDLASKARRQQLKSDFEAYLDGFSPNVQEVLDKFKFRNQIPTLVDADILGFLIEKFLDPSVNLSPKPVLHQDGSERLPGLDNHSMGTIFEELIRRFNEENNEEAGEHFTPRDVVELMAFLIFKPIADDIQSGTYLVYDGACGTGGMLTVAEDTLIKLATDHGKEVSVHLYGQEVQPETFAISKADLILKGEGAEAENMKYGSTLSGDAFPSREFDFMLSNPPYGKSWKSDLDRMGGKKDITDPRFIIEHGGDPEYSLITRSSDGQMVFLANMLNKMKKDSKVGSRIAEVHNGSALFTGDAGSGESNVRRWVIENDWLEAIIALPLNIFYNTGIATYIWVLSNRKSPERKGKVHLVDATSWFKPLRKNLGKKNCELGPDDIEKICSAFLNGEESEQSKVFPNDAFGYWKVTVERPLRLKVEMSERALKRFALACKDAGEEPLMELLEAVAGDIGPGPHQDFNAFIETLDTLAKAHGVRMTAKRQKLIMATLGIKDADAEPVIKKVTKAKGPHEDDEALYGRYQKVINGKAVIVEYEPDSELRDTEQVPFLEDGGIEAFIGREVLPHASDAWIEDGKTVIGYEISFTRNFYKPQPLRPLADIEADIRALEEETEGLLEDVLTGGH